The following nucleotide sequence is from Candidatus Polarisedimenticolaceae bacterium.
TGTGCTTCGGATTCGACCGGTCGCGCCCCGGGCACACCTGGACGCAGACGTTGCAGCCGGTGCAGTCCTCCGGCGCGACCTGGATCGTGTACTTGAGCCGCGGGTGCTCGCGCGACTTGAACTCCTGCGTGCGGAACGCCGCCGGTGCGCCGTCGAGCGCGCCGGGGTCGTAGATCTTGGCGCGGATCGCGGCGTGCGGGCAGACGAGCACGCACTTGTTGCACTGGATGCAGAACTCGGGATCCCAGATCGGGATCTCGGCCGCGAGGTTGCGCTTCTCCCACTTGGCCGTCCCGGTCGGCCAGGTGCCGTCGACCGGGAAGGCGCTCACCGGAAGTAGGTCCCCCTTTCCTGCCAGGATCATCGCGGTCACGCGTTGCACGAAGTCGGGCGCCTGAACCGGCACGACGGGAGGACGGCTCGACGTCGCGCTCGCCGCCTTCGGCACGGAGACCTCGTGGAGGCGCGAGAGGGCGGCGTCGACCGCCTCGACGTTGCGCTTGACGATCTCCGATCCCTTCTTCTCGTAGCTCTTGTGGATCGCCTGCTTGATCTTGGCGATCGCCGCCTCGCGCGGGAGGACGCCGGAGAGGGCGAAGAACGCCGCCTGCATGATCGTGTTGATGCGGCCACCGAGTCCGGCCTCGCGGGCGGTCGCGGCCGCGTCGATGACGAAGAAGCGAAGGCGCTTCGCGACGATCGTCTGCTGGACCTCGCGCGGGAGGTGCTCCCACACGTCGTCGGGCGGGTACGGCGCGTTCAAGAGGAAGGTCGCCCCCGGAGCGGCGAGGTCGAGCATCTCGTACCGCTCCACGAAGTTCCACTGATGGCAGGCGACGAATCCCGCGCTCCGGATGAGATACGGGGCGCGGATCGGCCGCGGCCCGAACCGGAGGTGCGAGATTGTGATCGCCCCCGACTTCTTCGAGTCGTAGACGAAGTACGCCTGCGCCTCCTGCTCGGTCTCCTCGCCGATGATCTTGATCGAGTTCTTGTTGGCGCCCACCGTCCCGTCCGCGCCGAGGCCGAAGAACACCGCGCGCACGACGTCATCGGGCTCGATCGTGAACTCGGGGTCGTCGTGAAGGGAGGTGTGCGTGACGTCGTCGACGATCCCGACGGTGAAGCGGCGCTTCGGCTGTGCCTTCCGCAGCTCGTCGAAGACCGCCGCGACCATCGAGGGCGTGAACTCCTTCGAGGAGAGCCCGTAGCGCCCGCCGATGACCGGAAGATCGCGGCCCTCCTCGCGGAGCGCCGCGACGACGTCGAGCCAGAGCGGCTCGCCGACCGCCCCCGGCTCCTTCGTGCGGTCGAGGACCGCGATCGCCTTGGCGGTCTTGGGGATCGCGGCGGCAAAGTCACCCGCCGAAAACGGCCGAAAGAGGCGCACCCTGACGAGTCCGAGCTTCGCGCCCTTGGCGTTCAGGTGCTCGATCGTCGCCTCGGCGGTCTCGGCGCCCGAGCCCATCATGACGAGGACCTGCTCGGCGTCCTCGGCCCCGGCGTAATCGAAGAGGCGGTAGCGCCGGCCCGTCCGGGTGTGGAGCGCGTCCATTGCCGCGGCGACGTGACCGGGAACCGCCGCGTGGAAGCCGTTCGCCGCCTCGCGGGCCTGGAAGAAGACGTCGGGGTTCTGCGCGGTGCCGCGGAGGACCGGGCGATCCGGCGTCAGCCCGCGGCCCACGTGCTCGCGCATCCGCTCGGCGGGAAGGAGCGCGCGCAGGTCGTCGTCGTCCAGGAGGCGGACCTTCTGCAACTCGTGGCTCGTGCGGAATCCGTCGAAGAAGTGGACGAACGGCACCCGCGAGGCGAGCGTCGCCGCATGGGCGACCGCTGCGAGGTCGTGCGCCTCCTGCGGCGAGTTCGAGCACAGCATCGCGAACCCAGTGGCGCGGCACGCCATGACGTCGCTGTGGTCGCCGAAGATCGAGAGCGCGTGTGTCGCCACCGTGCGCGCCGCCACGTGCATGACGAACGGCGTCAGCTCGCCGGCGATCTTGTACATGTTCGGAATCATGAGGAGGAGGCCTTGGGACGCCGTGAACGTCGTCCCCAGGGCGCCCGCCTGGATCGCGCCGTGGATCGCCCCCGCCGCCCCGCCCTCGGATTGCATCTCGATGACGTCCGGCACCGCGCCCCAGAGGTTCGGGCGTCCCCTCGACGCCCACTCGTCGGACAGCTCGCCCATCGGCGACGACGGCGTGATCGGGTAGATGGCGATGACCGAGCTGGCGCGATAGGCGACGCTGGCGGCCGCTTCGTTTCCGTCGACGACCTTCGTGGCCATGTGGTTTTCTCCCGGCGGGTGGACGGTCATTCTGTTTCCCGAGCGATCTGCTCGCCGGAAGATTCTGGACCAAAAGAGGCGAGAGGGAATGAGCCTGTCCCCATTTGCGGGGACGGTTCCTCCGTGACCGTCCCCGGGGAAGAGCGCGGCGCGGGAGAAGGGTCAGGCCGCCCGGAGGAACTGCTCAGCGACCTCCCGCCAAGCCTCGGGAGAAAGGAGCGTCGCGGGAGTGCCCGTGAGCGCGCCGCCGTCGGCGGCCGTCAGGCCGAGCCGCGCTTCAAGGAGTCGCGAGAGACGGAGGCTCTCGCCGTTCAGCCACGCCTTCGCCTCGGGCCCCTCGTGGAGACCCTTGGCGGGAGGCGCGTCGCTCTCGACGCGGAGCATCCATCCACGATGGTAGGGTTCGCGCTCGAACAGCGACGGGTGGTCGGTCAGCGCTCGGTTGCGCTCGACGATGACGCCGGCGACCGGCGACGGGATCGCGACCAGGCGGTCGCCGCAGCGGACGGCCGCGATGAGATCCCCTTCGCGGAGACGCAGGCCGATCGGAGGCAGCGCGATGCTCGAGACGCCCGCCAGGACACGCCTGGCGACGTCATCGAGGCCGACCTTCACTTGCCTGCCCCACTGCCGCTTGACCCACGCGTGCGCCGCGGTGTAGGCGACCCCCGGCTTGTAGAAGACGCCGCCGGCGTCGACCGTGCCTCTGACGCGCGCGCGCACCGAGACTACGCCCTGCGCCGCGAAGACGATCGCGGCGACGGGGACCGCGAACGCCGCGAAGAGAAGGACGAAGAGGAGGAGACGGATGCCGAGACCGGCGAAAAACACCATCACGCTTTCCATGACACACCTCCTCCATCGGCGAAGAAGAACTCGCTCTTGATCCGCTCCCACGCCTCGGGCGGAAGCTCGGCGGCGAACCCCGAGACGGGAAGTCCGCCGTCGGCCAGCGCCGGTCCGAGCGTCGGCGCCACGACCCCGCGCAGGCGCTCGGCGACGTCTTCCATGAACGCGCGCGCGGTCGAGCCCGTAAGGAGCTGGCGCCCGTTGGCGGCGAGACGCGGCGCGTGCACGCGGAGAAGCCATCCGTCGCCGTACGGATCGCTCTCGACGGCGTGAAGCCGCGCCGCCGGGTTGCGCGCGACGACGAGCCCGTCGACGGGAGAGACGACGGGAAGCGAGCCCGCGGCTCCGCGCAGCGTGATCGCCGGCTCGCCCTGGCGAATGGGCGTGCCGGCCGCCGGAAGGTCGACGTCGCCGATCGGGCCGATCACCGCTCGGGCGAAGTCGTCGACGCCGACGACGACCTCGCCGTCCGTCGCGGACCGCGCCCAGGCGTGGCCCGGATGCAGCGCGACGCCGTCGGGGACGTGAAACCAACCGGTCGGCACGCGCGCCGCCCGCCGCGCCGGCTGCGCCTCGAGGGCGGGACCGCGCGGCTCCGCGAAGCGCCAGAAGGGAACGAAGAGGACGAGGAAGCCGACCGCGAGCAGGTACTCGATGGTCTTGGCGGCTTGCAGCTCGGCGAGCATCCCGTTGTTCATCGCTCACCTCGCGTCGGCGCCTAGGATCGGCATCCGGTTGACGATCCACCGGAAGGTCATGACCCCGAGCGTGACGATCGTGATCGACCCGATGACTTCCATGACGCTGGGCACGTACTGGAACGGCTGCTTCCAGTTGAAGGCGATGATCGAGACGTCGACGCGGTTCAGGACGACCCCGAGGACGGCGAGCACCGCGGCGATCCGGACGGCCTTCACGTTCCGCGTGCGCGAGCCGTACGCGAACATCAGGGAAGGGACGAGGAAGAGCCCGCCGACCTCGACGAGCCACAGCGCTCCCCAGCCGGTCGCGAGCATCGCCCACGTCCCGCTCTCGGCGAGACCCTGCAGGCGGAGGAAGACGTACGCAAAGAGGACGATCGCCGCCGCGCGCCCGAGCGTCAGCGCGATCCGGTCGACGTCGACGGGGCGTCCTGATCCCGCCCGGTCGTGGAAGATCTTGTGCGAGACGCCGCTCTCGAAGATGACCATCGCGAGACCCGCCGCGATCGAGGAGACGAAGAAGAAGACCGGGATGTACGGTGAGTACCAGAGCGGGTGGATCTTGCCGGGAGCCATGAGGAAGAGGGCGCCGAGCGACGACTGATGCAGCGTCGACAGGACGATCCCGAGCACGATCGCGCCGAGCTCGATCCGATGGAGCGCCCGGAGCGGCACCTTCCAGCCCATCCATTCGAAGAACGCAGGGAGGAACTCGAGTGCCAGGACCGTCGTGTAGAGGGCGACGCACCAGCCGACCTCGAACATCACGGAGGTCGTGCCCCACGAGTAGACGATCGGATAGGGGATCCGCCACGGCTGGCCGAGATCGCAGAGGAGGCCGATCACGGCGAACACGTAGCCCAGGAACCCGGTCAGGATCGCCGCGCGGACGACCGGCTTGAGCTCTCGGAAGCCGAACATGTAGACCGCCGCGGCCAAGGTGTAGCCGCCCGCCGCGAGTGCGACCCCGCAGAGCATGTCGAAGCCGATCCAGAGTCCCCACGGCGTCGCCTGCGAGAGGTGGGTCGCCGCCCCGAGCCCGAAGGCGAAGCGGTAGACGATCACCGGGATCCCGATCGCCAGGATCAGCGCGAACGTCAGGTCGACGGCGTTCAGGTGCCGCCGCGCGTACGCCTTCCACCCCGTTCCGAGGAAGAGACGTCCCGCGAGGGTCGTCGTGGCCTCATTCATGGTCGTTCTCCTCGTCGCGGCGCCGGCTGGCGGTGTAGAGGCCCATGAGGAGCGGGGGCCAGAGGGTGATCACGAACGGGACCGCGCCGAGCGCGCCCCGCGTCTTGTCGAAGCGCGTTTCGTCGCCGACGTCCCTCGGGAGGCCGAAGTCCGAGAGCGGCCGGTCGGCGATATACATCCACGACGTGCCGCCGGCGTCGTGCTCGCCGAAGATCTCCGGAACGTACGTCGAGCCGGGCGCGTAGATCCGGCGCTTCGCCTCGGCGAGCAGCTCGCTGCGCTTGCCGAAGGTGAGCGCCTCCGCGGGGCAGTTCTCGACGCAGGCGGGCTTCCCGCCCTTGGCCAGCCGGGTGGCGCACATCGTGCACTTCCTCACGTAGGGAATCGCGCGGTCGTACTGGTACTTCGGCACGTCGAACGGGCAGGCGACCATGCAGTACCGGCACCCGATGCAGCGGTCCTCGTGGTACACGACGGGGCCGGCTTCCGTCTTGTCGAGGGCCTTCACCGGACACGCCGACGCGCACGCCGGGACGAGGCAATGGAGGCACTGCGATTTCGCATAGCGGTCCTCTCCCCCGCCCTGCGCCTTGTTGACGACAGTGAACTGGCCGGGGGACGTCGTGCGGTGCGTCGCGAAGATCGCGTCGTCGCCCATCGCCTCGGGCGCGGCGAGGCCGTTGGCCTCGGCGCACGCCGCTTCGCAGGTGCGGCAACCCAGGCACTTCGTCGTGTCGACGAGAACGCCGGCCCCGTCGGGCACGGGAGCCGTCTCGCGCGCGGACGCCGGCAGAGCGCTCGCGGCGCCTGCCGCGCCGATCGCGGCGCAGCTCTTGAGGAACGTCCTGCGGGCGATGCGCATCGCCTCACCTCACCCGCGCGGGGCGCGTCGCCCACCAGCAGAAGGCGACGAGGACGAGTCCCATCCACCAGAATGCGGCTGCGAGGATCATGGCCTGGCCTCCGTTTCTCGAACCGACGCGAGACGCGCGATCTCCCGGTACAGCGGGCACGACGCGTAGTCCGACGACGAGCACGGACCGAGCGAGACGACCTGATTGCGCGGGAGGAGCTTGTGCTGAGGGCAAGCGTCGCAGTACAGCATCACGACTTCCCTCAGGAAGGGGCAGGGCGTCTGATCGTTCGTGAGCTTCATGGCGACCGTTCGTACTGCGATTCGCGTGCCGGCGGAAAGCGCGCCGCGGCGTCGCGCAATGACGAGGTTCTCGACGTGCGGGGTGTGAACGCGCGGTGTCGCGGCGCGTGAAGTCGCGGTGCGGACAGCGGTTACGGGCGCTGGTGGAAAATGCGACGGACCGTCGCGATCTTCAACGGCGGGCGATCGGCTCCGGGTCGTCCTCCCGCCTGAGGTCGTACTTGCGGATCTTCGCGTAGAGCGTCGCGCGATCGATGTCGAGGACGCGCGCCGCCTGCGAGACGTTGCCGCCGGTCTGGCGGAGCATCGCGGCGATGTGACGCCGCTCGACATCCTCCAGGGACAGCGGCTTCCCAGTCCCCTCTCCGGCGTCGAACGGGCCCAGATGCTCGGGCCTCAAGACCGTTCCCGACGCGAGCACGATCGCACGCTCGAGGACGTTGCGGAGCTCGCGCACGTTCCCCGGCCAGTCGTGCGCGAGGAGGTGGGACATCGCCTCCTCCGAGACCCCCTCGACCGCCTTCCCGGTCTCGATCGCCAGGTGCTCGACGAGGTGGGCGACGAGGAGCGGGATGTCCTCCTTCCGCTCGCGCAGGGGCGGGAGGGTCAGCGGGATGACGTTCAATCGGTAGTAGAGGTCCTGGCGGAAGGCTCCGTCGCGGATCGCGCGGGGGAGGTCGCGGTTCGTCGCCGCAACGACGCGCACGTCGACCGGAATGGCGACGGTGCCGCCGACCCGCGTGATCTTGCGCTCCTCGAGGACGCGCAGGAGATCGATCTGGAGCTTCGGGCCGATGTCGCCGATCTCGTCGAGGAAGAGCGTGCCCCCGCCGGCCGCCTCGAACTTCCCCTGGTGGCGGTCGACGGCACCGGTGAACGCACCTCGCTCGTGACCGAACAGCTCGGACTCGAGGAGCGTCTCGGTGAGCGCGGCGCACGAGACGGCGACGAACGGCTTGGCCGCGCGCAGGCTCTCGGCGTGGATCGCGCGGGCGAGGAGGTCCTTCCCGGTGCCGCTCTCGCCGAGGATGAGGACGGTCGAGCCGCTCTTCGCCGCGGCCCGCGCCAGCTCAAAGACCGCCTGCATCGCCGGCGATTTGCTCACGAGGTCACGGAAGGTGTAGCCGCGCTTCAAGACCTTCCGGAGGATGAGGTTCTCCCGCCGGAGCGACTGCTGCGCGACGATCTTTTCGACCATGAGCGAGAGCTCCTCGGGGTCGAACGGCTTCATGAGGTAGTCGTAGGCGCCCAGCTTCATCGCGCGTACCGCGGTGTCGACGGTGGCGTACGCGGTCATGATCACGGCCGCGGCGGCGGGACGGATCGTGCGCGCCTCTTCGAGGACCTGGAGTCCGTCCATCGGTGTCATCTTCAGGTCGAGGAGGATCACCGACCACGAGTCCTCGCCGCGGAGCATCGCGAGCGCGGTGGGCCCGTCGGCCGCCGCCGCGACGGTGTAGCCGTCCTTTCTGAGCCAGCTCGTGAGCGACTCGCGGACGATCTCCTCGTCGTCGACGACCAGGATTCGAACGGCTTTCCGGCTCATGCCATCACCTCCCGTGGCGGCGCGACTCGTCGTAGAGCAGTCGGCAGTCCCGGCAGAACGTCTCG
It contains:
- the nifJ gene encoding pyruvate:ferredoxin (flavodoxin) oxidoreductase, with the translated sequence MATKVVDGNEAAASVAYRASSVIAIYPITPSSPMGELSDEWASRGRPNLWGAVPDVIEMQSEGGAAGAIHGAIQAGALGTTFTASQGLLLMIPNMYKIAGELTPFVMHVAARTVATHALSIFGDHSDVMACRATGFAMLCSNSPQEAHDLAAVAHAATLASRVPFVHFFDGFRTSHELQKVRLLDDDDLRALLPAERMREHVGRGLTPDRPVLRGTAQNPDVFFQAREAANGFHAAVPGHVAAAMDALHTRTGRRYRLFDYAGAEDAEQVLVMMGSGAETAEATIEHLNAKGAKLGLVRVRLFRPFSAGDFAAAIPKTAKAIAVLDRTKEPGAVGEPLWLDVVAALREEGRDLPVIGGRYGLSSKEFTPSMVAAVFDELRKAQPKRRFTVGIVDDVTHTSLHDDPEFTIEPDDVVRAVFFGLGADGTVGANKNSIKIIGEETEQEAQAYFVYDSKKSGAITISHLRFGPRPIRAPYLIRSAGFVACHQWNFVERYEMLDLAAPGATFLLNAPYPPDDVWEHLPREVQQTIVAKRLRFFVIDAAATAREAGLGGRINTIMQAAFFALSGVLPREAAIAKIKQAIHKSYEKKGSEIVKRNVEAVDAALSRLHEVSVPKAASATSSRPPVVPVQAPDFVQRVTAMILAGKGDLLPVSAFPVDGTWPTGTAKWEKRNLAAEIPIWDPEFCIQCNKCVLVCPHAAIRAKIYDPGALDGAPAAFRTQEFKSREHPRLKYTIQVAPEDCTGCNVCVQVCPGRDRSNPKHKAINMEPHAAHRAPEAASFDFFLGLPEMDRAWMTPDVKSTQLAEPLFEFSGACSGCGETPYLKLLSQMFGDRLLVANATGCSSIYGGNLPTTPWTVNREGRGPAWSNSLFEDNAEFGLGLRAGVDAHRRLALELLSRLAGRIGDEVVRELTSEGAIDDLFVRRKRAAVVELRARLLRLDDPEAAALDAIADYLVPKSVWIVGGDGWAYDIGFGGLDHVLASGRKVNVLVLDTEVYSNTGGQQSKATPLAASAKFAAAGKEMPKKDLGLIAMTYGHIYVARVAMGAKDAHTVRAFAEAEAHPGPSLVIAYSPCIAHGYDLALSGQQSKLAVDSGQWPLYRFDPERGARGEAPLQLDAAAPTVSPITYMRNEARFRMVEMIDPARFKALLNSAAAHAAHRVAIYEQLAGIKVAQDVRSPAPPPESETAGKEAP
- a CDS encoding glycine cleavage system protein H — protein: MESVMVFFAGLGIRLLLFVLLFAAFAVPVAAIVFAAQGVVSVRARVRGTVDAGGVFYKPGVAYTAAHAWVKRQWGRQVKVGLDDVARRVLAGVSSIALPPIGLRLREGDLIAAVRCGDRLVAIPSPVAGVIVERNRALTDHPSLFEREPYHRGWMLRVESDAPPAKGLHEGPEAKAWLNGESLRLSRLLEARLGLTAADGGALTGTPATLLSPEAWREVAEQFLRAA
- a CDS encoding glycine cleavage system protein H; translation: MNNGMLAELQAAKTIEYLLAVGFLVLFVPFWRFAEPRGPALEAQPARRAARVPTGWFHVPDGVALHPGHAWARSATDGEVVVGVDDFARAVIGPIGDVDLPAAGTPIRQGEPAITLRGAAGSLPVVSPVDGLVVARNPAARLHAVESDPYGDGWLLRVHAPRLAANGRQLLTGSTARAFMEDVAERLRGVVAPTLGPALADGGLPVSGFAAELPPEAWERIKSEFFFADGGGVSWKA
- the hybB gene encoding Ni/Fe-hydrogenase cytochrome b subunit, whose amino-acid sequence is MNEATTTLAGRLFLGTGWKAYARRHLNAVDLTFALILAIGIPVIVYRFAFGLGAATHLSQATPWGLWIGFDMLCGVALAAGGYTLAAAVYMFGFRELKPVVRAAILTGFLGYVFAVIGLLCDLGQPWRIPYPIVYSWGTTSVMFEVGWCVALYTTVLALEFLPAFFEWMGWKVPLRALHRIELGAIVLGIVLSTLHQSSLGALFLMAPGKIHPLWYSPYIPVFFFVSSIAAGLAMVIFESGVSHKIFHDRAGSGRPVDVDRIALTLGRAAAIVLFAYVFLRLQGLAESGTWAMLATGWGALWLVEVGGLFLVPSLMFAYGSRTRNVKAVRIAAVLAVLGVVLNRVDVSIIAFNWKQPFQYVPSVMEVIGSITIVTLGVMTFRWIVNRMPILGADAR
- a CDS encoding 4Fe-4S dicluster domain-containing protein; translation: MRIARRTFLKSCAAIGAAGAASALPASARETAPVPDGAGVLVDTTKCLGCRTCEAACAEANGLAAPEAMGDDAIFATHRTTSPGQFTVVNKAQGGGEDRYAKSQCLHCLVPACASACPVKALDKTEAGPVVYHEDRCIGCRYCMVACPFDVPKYQYDRAIPYVRKCTMCATRLAKGGKPACVENCPAEALTFGKRSELLAEAKRRIYAPGSTYVPEIFGEHDAGGTSWMYIADRPLSDFGLPRDVGDETRFDKTRGALGAVPFVITLWPPLLMGLYTASRRRDEENDHE
- a CDS encoding sigma-54 dependent transcriptional regulator, coding for MSRKAVRILVVDDEEIVRESLTSWLRKDGYTVAAAADGPTALAMLRGEDSWSVILLDLKMTPMDGLQVLEEARTIRPAAAAVIMTAYATVDTAVRAMKLGAYDYLMKPFDPEELSLMVEKIVAQQSLRRENLILRKVLKRGYTFRDLVSKSPAMQAVFELARAAAKSGSTVLILGESGTGKDLLARAIHAESLRAAKPFVAVSCAALTETLLESELFGHERGAFTGAVDRHQGKFEAAGGGTLFLDEIGDIGPKLQIDLLRVLEERKITRVGGTVAIPVDVRVVAATNRDLPRAIRDGAFRQDLYYRLNVIPLTLPPLRERKEDIPLLVAHLVEHLAIETGKAVEGVSEEAMSHLLAHDWPGNVRELRNVLERAIVLASGTVLRPEHLGPFDAGEGTGKPLSLEDVERRHIAAMLRQTGGNVSQAARVLDIDRATLYAKIRKYDLRREDDPEPIARR